A genomic region of Gemmata massiliana contains the following coding sequences:
- a CDS encoding TolB family protein has product MNVLLLSLALSPAAQPDDWKAAETAHLKNIKQLTTDFVRAGEGYFAPDGTKIIFQAEEKDTGNPFYQIFIMDLKTGKATRISPGVGRTTCGYFHPGGTKVIFASSHGDPDAKKHQEAEYKQREEDKKKGVRRRYSWDFDPHMKIYEANLDGTGLKCLTPDAKVYTAEGSYSADGKRIVYSAGNAGNVQLFTMNADGTNAKRVTDAPNCYNGGPFFSPDGKKIVFRADRKEKDRLQLYVINSDGTGEKALTADDKWVFWAPYWYKDNKHIIYTGADHSNPLAPPNYDLHWMDTESGKKARITFAPGQDVLPVFSPDYTKVMWTSSREGGKAAQIYIADFTPPKE; this is encoded by the coding sequence ATGAACGTGTTGTTGCTCTCCCTCGCGCTCAGTCCGGCGGCCCAGCCGGACGACTGGAAGGCCGCCGAAACCGCGCACCTGAAGAATATCAAGCAGCTCACGACCGACTTCGTGCGGGCCGGTGAGGGCTACTTCGCGCCGGACGGCACGAAGATCATCTTCCAGGCCGAGGAGAAGGACACGGGGAACCCGTTCTACCAGATCTTCATCATGGACCTGAAGACGGGCAAAGCCACGCGCATCAGCCCCGGAGTCGGCCGCACCACCTGCGGGTACTTCCACCCGGGCGGCACGAAGGTCATCTTCGCATCGAGCCACGGCGACCCGGACGCGAAGAAGCACCAGGAGGCCGAGTACAAGCAGCGCGAAGAGGACAAGAAGAAGGGCGTGCGCCGGCGGTACTCGTGGGACTTCGACCCGCACATGAAGATCTACGAAGCCAATCTCGACGGCACGGGGCTCAAGTGCCTCACCCCGGACGCGAAGGTGTACACCGCCGAGGGGAGTTACTCCGCGGACGGCAAGCGGATCGTGTACAGCGCGGGCAACGCGGGCAACGTGCAACTGTTCACCATGAACGCCGACGGCACGAACGCGAAGCGCGTCACCGACGCGCCGAACTGCTACAACGGCGGCCCGTTCTTCAGCCCGGACGGGAAGAAGATCGTGTTCCGCGCCGACCGCAAGGAAAAGGACCGCCTCCAGCTCTACGTCATCAACAGTGACGGCACCGGTGAGAAGGCGCTCACGGCCGACGACAAGTGGGTGTTCTGGGCGCCGTACTGGTACAAGGACAACAAGCACATCATCTACACCGGCGCGGACCACTCGAACCCGCTCGCCCCGCCCAACTACGACCTGCACTGGATGGACACCGAGTCGGGCAAGAAGGCGCGGATCACCTTCGCGCCCGGTCAGGACGTGCTCCCGGTGTTCAGCCCGGACTACACGAAAGTGATGTGGACCTCGTCGCGCGAGGGCGGCAAGGCGGCCCAAATCTACATCGCCGACTTCACCCCGCCGAAGGAGTGA
- a CDS encoding PilZ domain-containing protein, whose protein sequence is MADAKDRRAAERMAVNAGTGCGFVGPVAENFGPAKVRDVSLDGIGLVLTRRVEIGTLLALTLTNATQKLSKTVLVRVAHVTASHGGFLVGGTFAEPLTYQELTSFVM, encoded by the coding sequence ATGGCAGACGCAAAAGACCGGCGCGCGGCCGAACGGATGGCCGTGAACGCCGGAACGGGGTGCGGGTTCGTTGGGCCGGTCGCGGAGAACTTCGGGCCGGCCAAGGTCCGGGACGTCTCGCTGGACGGCATCGGGCTCGTTTTGACGCGCCGCGTGGAAATCGGAACGCTCCTGGCTCTCACGCTCACAAACGCCACACAGAAACTGTCCAAGACGGTCCTGGTTCGGGTCGCACACGTCACCGCGTCGCACGGCGGGTTCCTTGTTGGAGGGACGTTCGCCGAACCACTCACTTACCAGGAATTGACGTCCTTCGTGATGTAA